Proteins encoded by one window of bacterium:
- the dnaA gene encoding chromosomal replication initiator protein DnaA, whose protein sequence is MARRVKEQSFNIWLRNTRGEPNGNGEFKIAVPNQFVADWINSHFRDIIEESFTEVLGHRYQPVYIITAQQEAVDQVAINFESPVPMSLPPAASNGHHNLNRRYNFDTLVVGDFNSFACAAARAVAEAPGMNRYNPLLIYGGTGLGKTHIVQAIGNYIVDQFPTRRVMYATSEKFTSDFIAAITDRTISDFSKMYRDVDLLIIDDIQFFTGKESTQEQFFHTFNSLYHSGKQIILTSDRPPREIKGLEERLLSRFSMGLVTDLQAPDLENRTAILLKKLETEGTSMPDAVVTYIADQVTSNVRELEGALIRVLAYASMKKVAVDLEMAQKVLGDLLDKQKKEVTIEAIQKESARHMGIEIAMMTAKKKTAKIALARQVAMYLCRSLTDNSLKSIGAAFGGRDHSTVIHACDLISQRMAADATFREKIDKISASLLY, encoded by the coding sequence ATGGCACGTCGGGTCAAAGAACAATCCTTTAACATCTGGCTGCGCAACACGCGGGGAGAACCGAACGGGAATGGCGAGTTCAAGATCGCTGTCCCGAATCAATTTGTCGCCGACTGGATCAACAGTCATTTCCGCGACATTATCGAAGAATCGTTTACAGAGGTTCTCGGGCATCGCTATCAGCCCGTCTATATCATTACGGCGCAGCAGGAGGCGGTGGATCAAGTGGCGATCAATTTTGAGTCCCCAGTTCCGATGTCGCTCCCGCCGGCGGCATCCAACGGCCACCATAATCTGAATCGTCGATATAACTTCGACACGCTGGTGGTCGGCGACTTTAACTCTTTTGCCTGTGCTGCCGCACGAGCGGTCGCGGAGGCACCCGGGATGAACCGGTACAATCCGTTGCTCATTTATGGCGGCACTGGTCTCGGGAAAACACACATTGTCCAGGCGATCGGCAATTATATTGTCGATCAGTTCCCGACTCGTCGGGTGATGTATGCGACCTCGGAGAAGTTCACCTCGGACTTCATCGCGGCGATCACGGACCGCACGATCTCGGACTTTTCCAAGATGTATCGGGATGTTGATCTCTTGATAATCGACGACATCCAGTTCTTCACCGGGAAGGAATCGACGCAGGAGCAATTCTTCCACACCTTCAACTCGCTCTACCACAGCGGAAAGCAGATCATTTTGACATCTGACCGTCCGCCGCGGGAGATTAAAGGATTGGAAGAGCGGCTGCTGTCTCGCTTTTCGATGGGACTGGTGACCGATCTGCAGGCCCCGGATCTGGAAAACCGTACCGCCATCCTGCTGAAGAAGCTGGAGACGGAGGGTACCTCGATGCCCGATGCGGTGGTGACCTATATTGCCGACCAAGTCACCTCAAACGTCAGAGAGCTTGAAGGCGCCTTGATTCGTGTGCTGGCGTATGCATCGATGAAGAAGGTTGCGGTCGACCTGGAGATGGCCCAGAAGGTGCTGGGTGACCTCCTGGACAAGCAGAAGAAGGAAGTGACGATCGAGGCGATCCAGAAAGAGTCGGCCAGACATATGGGAATCGAGATCGCGATGATGACGGCCAAGAAAAAGACCGCCAAGATCGCGCTGGCTCGCCAGGTGGCGATGTATCTCTGTCGTTCTCTGACGGACAATTCGCTCAAATCGATCGGCGCCGCCTTTGGTGGACGCGATCATTCCACGGTCATTCATGCCTGTGATCTGATCTCACAGCGAATGGCGGCGGATGCGACTTTTCGAGAGAAAATCGACAAGATCTCAGCGTCATTATTGTATTAA
- a CDS encoding Mrp/NBP35 family ATP-binding protein, whose product MVTKETVLHILSGIEDPELKRPLTELDMVKFVEIDGGAVTVGITLTVPGCPLKDKITQDVTAGVRLIPEVTSVKVVFDVMTDEQRTRLREKLGFGKAPGREPATIINFAKRFIAVSSGKGGVGKSTVTVNVASALARLGKKVGLLDADVYGFSIPRMLGVHGQPTIIDDKIVPLRKGDNLQVVSMGFFVNEDDPVIWRGPMLHKAINQFLTDVMWDDLDYLFLDLPPGTGDVTLTIAQAIPAAELLVVTTPQATATHVAGRVAKLAERTHLRVIGVIENMAYFETNGQREYIFGKNGGKELAKRLGVDLLGEIPLQVSIREGADSGRPAALQGDAQQIKMFEEIARAIEQTE is encoded by the coding sequence ATGGTCACTAAAGAAACTGTTCTGCACATCCTGAGCGGAATCGAAGACCCTGAACTGAAGCGGCCGTTGACCGAACTTGACATGGTCAAGTTCGTGGAGATCGACGGCGGCGCGGTTACGGTCGGTATTACCCTGACTGTTCCGGGATGCCCGCTCAAGGATAAGATCACCCAGGATGTTACTGCCGGTGTTCGGCTTATCCCCGAAGTAACTTCGGTCAAGGTCGTATTCGACGTGATGACCGATGAACAGCGCACGCGGTTACGCGAGAAGTTGGGATTCGGAAAAGCTCCCGGACGTGAACCTGCCACTATCATTAATTTCGCCAAACGCTTTATCGCCGTTTCATCCGGCAAGGGTGGAGTCGGTAAGTCGACAGTGACAGTGAATGTCGCCTCGGCGCTGGCACGACTGGGAAAAAAAGTCGGACTGCTCGATGCCGATGTGTATGGATTCTCCATTCCCCGCATGCTCGGGGTGCACGGTCAGCCGACCATTATCGATGACAAGATCGTCCCGCTCCGCAAAGGGGATAATCTCCAGGTCGTGTCGATGGGATTTTTCGTCAACGAAGATGATCCGGTTATCTGGCGGGGCCCGATGCTGCACAAGGCGATCAATCAGTTCTTGACCGACGTTATGTGGGATGATCTGGATTATCTCTTTCTGGATCTTCCGCCCGGAACCGGCGATGTGACGCTGACGATCGCGCAGGCAATCCCAGCCGCGGAACTACTAGTGGTCACTACGCCTCAGGCAACGGCCACACATGTGGCAGGACGCGTGGCGAAACTTGCCGAACGCACGCATCTTCGCGTGATCGGTGTGATCGAAAACATGGCTTATTTCGAAACGAACGGTCAGCGCGAGTATATTTTCGGAAAGAATGGCGGCAAGGAACTGGCGAAGCGCCTTGGTGTCGATCTGCTTGGCGAGATTCCGTTGCAGGTGTCAATTCGTGAGGGAGCGGATTCAGGCCGACCGGCGGCACTTCAGGGAGATGCGCAACAGATCAAGATGTTCGAGGAGATCGCTCGCGCGATAGAACAGACTGAATAG
- a CDS encoding Rrf2 family transcriptional regulator, which translates to MITKKTEYAIRALWELAHNPSELATANQIAQRQSIPPKYLPQIISELSRAGLILSVRGYGGGVKLSRPPREISLLQVIEAMQGKLTMFECQIGNYECVNLPNCELQCTYGKAQTALERVFRETKLSDIRFKQQTRGRDGH; encoded by the coding sequence GTGATTACCAAAAAGACTGAATATGCTATTCGCGCATTGTGGGAGCTGGCACACAACCCAAGTGAGCTCGCAACCGCCAACCAGATCGCGCAGCGCCAGTCGATCCCGCCGAAGTATCTGCCGCAAATTATTTCCGAATTGAGTCGCGCGGGGCTCATTCTGTCGGTGCGAGGGTATGGTGGTGGCGTAAAGCTGAGTCGCCCCCCACGAGAGATCTCGTTGCTGCAAGTTATCGAGGCAATGCAGGGGAAACTAACGATGTTTGAATGCCAAATCGGCAACTACGAATGTGTCAATCTCCCCAACTGCGAGTTGCAGTGCACTTATGGGAAGGCCCAGACCGCCCTCGAACGAGTCTTCCGGGAAACAAAACTCTCGGACATTCGGTTCAAGCAGCAAACGAGAGGACGCGATGGTCACTAA
- a CDS encoding GNAT family N-acetyltransferase, whose product MSSAVKIRRSRMEDLLPAFKMVERSFNHLRKKHSMKPIKFPLQELPPVQKHLFATDGERSWCAWKGNKIVGYTHALLRGKQWYLGYLFIDPTLQDKGVGRKLLEKVYVKRPGMTHALCTFSYNMQAVGIYSQFGMVPIQGLAWLGRHPSKIKMPKPTGLQASTKLSAADLKWIMSLEKKVRGYERAVEWKFWTSNEHFEPFLFRDKGKRVAYGLIYKKMGIGPIGAVNNDYMVKAAAELIRRTNPSKKEEISIWVPTENIPLYQFMIKSGFRLGEIAVFMSDKSYTDFQRYCPTHLAIF is encoded by the coding sequence ATGAGTTCAGCAGTCAAGATTCGACGGTCCCGCATGGAGGACCTTCTCCCCGCTTTCAAGATGGTTGAGAGATCATTCAATCATCTTCGGAAAAAGCACTCGATGAAACCGATCAAGTTCCCCCTGCAGGAACTTCCGCCGGTGCAGAAACATCTTTTCGCGACTGATGGAGAGCGGTCCTGGTGCGCCTGGAAGGGGAATAAGATAGTTGGCTACACGCATGCGCTCCTTCGCGGCAAGCAGTGGTATCTGGGGTATCTGTTCATCGATCCGACCTTGCAGGACAAGGGAGTTGGGCGGAAACTGCTCGAAAAGGTCTATGTGAAAAGGCCGGGAATGACGCACGCGCTCTGCACTTTCTCTTACAATATGCAGGCAGTCGGTATCTACTCGCAGTTCGGGATGGTCCCGATTCAAGGGCTTGCCTGGCTGGGACGACATCCCTCAAAGATCAAGATGCCAAAGCCAACTGGGCTTCAGGCTTCAACCAAGTTGAGTGCGGCCGACCTGAAATGGATCATGTCGCTGGAAAAGAAAGTCCGCGGCTACGAACGGGCGGTCGAGTGGAAATTCTGGACCAGTAACGAACACTTTGAGCCGTTCCTCTTCCGCGACAAAGGGAAGCGGGTCGCGTATGGCCTGATTTACAAGAAAATGGGGATCGGACCGATCGGGGCGGTCAATAACGACTACATGGTCAAAGCGGCTGCCGAATTGATCCGTCGGACCAATCCATCCAAAAAGGAAGAGATCTCGATCTGGGTGCCGACCGAAAATATCCCGCTCTACCAGTTTATGATCAAATCTGGGTTCAGGCTGGGGGAGATCGCGGTCTTTATGTCAGACAAATCCTATACAGACTTCCAACGCTATTGCCCAACCCATCTGGCGATCTTCTAA
- a CDS encoding CPXCG motif-containing cysteine-rich protein, giving the protein MEQFFLCACCGEENDITIDQLEGDNQEFVQDCSVCCRPNVIIAKFNYHSNEFDLEVYQEDVG; this is encoded by the coding sequence ATGGAACAGTTTTTTCTCTGCGCCTGCTGTGGCGAAGAAAACGACATCACGATCGACCAGCTCGAGGGTGATAACCAGGAGTTCGTGCAGGACTGCTCAGTCTGCTGCCGACCCAACGTCATTATCGCGAAGTTTAATTACCACTCTAATGAGTTCGACCTCGAGGTATATCAGGAAGATGTAGGGTAG
- a CDS encoding zinc ribbon domain-containing protein produces MPIFEYKCADCGAKFDELVGSPDEQVPCPKCKSEKTEKQLSVFAAAVSSGGGTLPSMPSCARPGCGSGGFS; encoded by the coding sequence ATGCCGATCTTTGAGTACAAGTGTGCTGATTGTGGAGCGAAGTTTGATGAATTAGTCGGTTCGCCCGATGAGCAGGTCCCCTGCCCGAAATGCAAATCCGAGAAGACGGAAAAGCAGTTGTCGGTTTTTGCAGCCGCAGTCTCATCGGGAGGCGGCACTTTGCCAAGTATGCCCTCCTGCGCTCGCCCGGGTTGTGGTTCCGGCGGCTTTAGCTGA
- a CDS encoding DUF302 domain-containing protein — MNMEFALTKTTAKSMDDVVAAFEKIVPEHQFRILHTHDVQATLAEKGLHRDPLKIIEICNSGFAHKALQINMDVALFMPCRYTVYIEAGKTMVSLAKPTMISMMLPQAEFKALAEDVENRLIAIMNEAIK, encoded by the coding sequence ATGAATATGGAATTTGCCCTGACCAAAACGACTGCCAAATCTATGGATGATGTTGTGGCGGCATTTGAGAAGATAGTGCCGGAACATCAGTTCCGCATCCTGCATACACACGATGTTCAGGCGACGCTGGCCGAAAAAGGGTTACATCGCGACCCGCTGAAAATCATCGAGATCTGCAATTCCGGTTTCGCCCATAAGGCGCTGCAGATCAATATGGATGTTGCTCTGTTTATGCCCTGCCGGTATACGGTATATATTGAGGCGGGGAAAACGATGGTCAGCCTGGCCAAGCCGACCATGATCAGCATGATGTTGCCACAAGCCGAGTTTAAGGCGCTGGCCGAGGATGTTGAGAATCGCTTGATCGCGATCATGAACGAAGCGATCAAGTAG
- a CDS encoding OsmC family protein, which yields MAILHAKMNWGGGLKFTGTSAFGHSITTDIAKDKGGDESGYRPTELVLFAVAGCTGVDVVRILQKQRQELTGLEISVEARDTEELPKYFETVNVTYRFKGKNLDLHKLEQAVELSESKYCTVSESLKQNVKVTTSIEILPD from the coding sequence ATGGCTATCTTGCATGCGAAAATGAACTGGGGGGGCGGCCTCAAATTCACCGGCACCAGCGCGTTTGGTCATTCCATCACCACCGATATCGCCAAAGACAAGGGAGGGGATGAATCCGGTTATCGTCCAACGGAGTTAGTCTTATTCGCAGTCGCCGGATGTACTGGCGTGGATGTCGTCCGGATCCTCCAAAAACAGCGCCAAGAGCTGACCGGGCTGGAGATATCGGTTGAAGCACGCGATACCGAAGAACTCCCGAAATATTTTGAAACAGTGAATGTCACTTACCGGTTCAAGGGGAAGAATCTGGATTTGCACAAACTGGAGCAGGCTGTCGAACTTTCCGAGAGTAAATACTGCACCGTGAGCGAATCGCTGAAACAGAATGTAAAGGTAACGACATCAATTGAGATTCTCCCCGACTGA
- the uvrA gene encoding excinuclease ABC subunit UvrA, giving the protein MAGNGDRYQKNKEFLHIKGAREHNLKNIDVRIPRDTMTVITGLSGSGKSSLAFDTIYAEGQRRYVESLSAYARQFLGLMEKPDVDFIEGLSPAISIEQKGTAKNPRSTVGTVTEIYDYLRLLFARIGVPHCVKCGQPITQQTVEQIVDSILSFEEGSRLMILAPLIRGKKGEHKDIIDEAKREGFVRLRINGEVVETENDIELEKNKKHSIEAVVDRLVVKASSKRRLADSVETALKMGKGTVLVNIKNQDLLYSEQFACLNCNISYEEPTPRLFSFNSPFGACKVCDGLGQKMEIDPDLVVPDPTLSIGNGAIHPWGGADMSNWYRYMLKGVAAHYNFKFSTPFNQIPEKIREVVLHGSGKEEIKFEYEHVSGKGSGSGTYRSKFEGVIPHLERRYRQTESSDVRSWIEHYMTVSQCPACKGARLKPEALAVIIDRETIDSVCDMSIKSAFKFFTDINLTPRQKTIAKQILKEVKERLGFLCNVGLDYLTLSRAAATLSGGEAQRIRLATQIGSRLVGVLYILDEPSIGLHQRDNQKLLATLCELRDIGNTVLVVEHDRDTIEAADYVLDLGPGAGVHGGEVVASGTPDDIKRNKRSITGQYLSGTREIPTPKRRREFNGNVLKLTGATGNNLKAVDTEIPLGVFVAVTGVSGSGKSTLVNETLFRILARHFYNSRTPSLPYKKIEGVELIDKVIDIDQSPIGRTPRSNPATYTGLFTPIRDLFATLPEAKARGYQPGRFSFNVRGGRCEACEGDGIIKIEMHFLPDVYVPCEVCKGRRYNRETLEVVYKGKSISDILDMTVDEGVAFFEHIPRIKKKLLTLLNVGLGYIKLGQQATTLSGGEAQRVKLAAELSKMATGKTLYILDEPTTGLHFEDIRMLLEVLQELVNRGNTVLVIEHNLDVIKTADWIIDIGPEGGDAGGRIIAAGTPEMVAKVKDSYTGQFLKDMLKPTNGEKPATKVLTKSA; this is encoded by the coding sequence ATGGCTGGCAACGGCGACCGCTATCAAAAAAATAAAGAATTCCTGCATATCAAAGGGGCGCGCGAGCATAACCTGAAGAATATCGATGTCCGCATTCCGCGCGACACCATGACGGTTATCACTGGCCTCTCCGGTTCCGGCAAGTCCTCGCTGGCCTTTGACACGATCTACGCCGAAGGGCAGCGGCGCTATGTCGAATCCCTCTCCGCCTATGCGCGGCAGTTTCTCGGGCTGATGGAGAAACCCGATGTTGATTTCATCGAGGGGCTTTCTCCCGCGATCTCTATCGAACAGAAGGGGACTGCCAAAAACCCACGCTCGACTGTCGGCACAGTCACTGAGATCTACGACTACCTTCGACTACTCTTCGCCCGTATCGGCGTGCCGCACTGTGTTAAATGCGGACAACCGATCACCCAGCAGACGGTGGAGCAGATCGTCGACTCTATCCTCAGTTTCGAGGAAGGCTCCCGCCTGATGATCCTTGCGCCGCTCATCCGTGGCAAAAAAGGGGAGCATAAAGACATTATCGATGAAGCCAAGCGCGAAGGGTTTGTCCGGCTCCGCATCAATGGCGAGGTGGTCGAAACTGAAAACGATATCGAGCTGGAGAAAAACAAGAAGCACTCGATCGAGGCAGTCGTTGACCGTCTGGTGGTCAAAGCCAGTTCAAAACGCCGCCTGGCTGACTCGGTCGAGACTGCGCTCAAGATGGGAAAAGGGACAGTCCTCGTTAATATCAAGAACCAGGACCTGCTTTATTCCGAGCAGTTTGCCTGTCTTAACTGTAATATCAGTTACGAAGAACCAACCCCGCGCCTCTTTTCGTTCAACTCGCCATTTGGCGCCTGTAAGGTTTGTGATGGTCTCGGGCAGAAGATGGAGATCGACCCTGATCTGGTAGTTCCCGACCCGACACTCTCGATCGGGAATGGCGCGATCCACCCGTGGGGGGGCGCCGATATGTCCAACTGGTATCGGTATATGCTCAAAGGGGTCGCGGCTCACTACAATTTCAAATTCTCGACTCCGTTCAATCAGATCCCGGAGAAGATCCGCGAAGTAGTTCTGCATGGTTCCGGCAAGGAAGAGATAAAGTTTGAGTATGAACATGTCTCCGGCAAAGGTTCCGGCTCGGGCACCTACCGCTCCAAGTTCGAGGGAGTGATCCCGCATCTGGAGCGACGTTACCGGCAAACCGAATCCTCCGATGTTCGCTCCTGGATCGAGCATTATATGACAGTGTCGCAGTGCCCCGCCTGCAAAGGGGCGCGACTGAAACCGGAGGCTCTCGCGGTGATCATCGACCGTGAGACGATCGACTCGGTTTGTGACATGTCGATCAAGTCGGCCTTCAAGTTCTTCACCGACATCAATCTGACCCCGCGCCAGAAAACGATCGCCAAGCAGATACTCAAAGAAGTGAAAGAACGGCTCGGATTCCTCTGCAATGTTGGACTCGACTACCTGACACTCAGCCGTGCGGCTGCGACCCTCTCCGGCGGCGAGGCTCAGCGCATTCGCCTTGCCACCCAGATCGGTTCACGACTAGTCGGTGTACTTTACATTCTGGATGAACCCTCTATCGGCCTGCACCAGCGAGACAACCAGAAACTACTCGCCACGCTCTGCGAATTGCGCGATATCGGCAACACGGTGCTGGTGGTCGAACATGACCGCGACACGATTGAAGCCGCCGATTACGTGCTTGATCTTGGCCCGGGTGCAGGTGTGCATGGCGGCGAAGTAGTCGCCAGCGGCACCCCCGATGATATCAAACGGAACAAGCGATCGATCACCGGTCAGTATCTTTCCGGCACGCGGGAGATCCCGACACCGAAACGTCGGCGGGAATTTAACGGCAATGTCCTTAAACTGACCGGCGCCACCGGCAATAATCTGAAAGCAGTTGATACCGAAATTCCGCTCGGCGTTTTTGTCGCCGTGACCGGAGTCTCCGGTTCGGGTAAATCAACGTTGGTGAACGAAACACTCTTCCGCATTCTGGCGCGCCATTTCTACAATAGCCGGACCCCCTCTCTACCATACAAAAAGATCGAGGGAGTCGAGTTGATCGATAAGGTGATCGATATCGATCAATCTCCGATCGGTCGGACGCCCCGTTCCAACCCGGCAACATACACCGGCCTCTTCACCCCGATCCGCGATCTGTTTGCGACACTCCCGGAGGCCAAGGCGCGTGGCTATCAGCCGGGACGGTTCTCCTTCAATGTCCGCGGTGGACGGTGCGAAGCATGCGAAGGGGATGGGATCATTAAGATCGAAATGCATTTCCTCCCGGATGTCTATGTACCGTGCGAGGTCTGCAAGGGGAGACGTTACAATCGCGAGACGCTCGAGGTTGTCTACAAGGGGAAATCGATCTCCGACATTCTTGACATGACGGTCGATGAGGGAGTCGCTTTCTTTGAGCATATCCCGCGCATCAAAAAGAAACTACTGACTCTGCTGAATGTCGGGCTTGGTTATATCAAACTGGGACAGCAGGCGACCACCCTCTCCGGCGGCGAGGCCCAACGCGTCAAACTGGCGGCCGAGCTCTCCAAGATGGCGACAGGCAAAACGCTGTATATCCTCGACGAGCCGACCACTGGGTTGCATTTCGAAGATATCCGGATGCTACTCGAGGTCTTGCAGGAGCTGGTCAATCGTGGCAACACCGTGCTGGTGATTGAGCATAACCTCGATGTTATCAAAACTGCCGACTGGATCATCGATATCGGCCCCGAGGGCGGGGATGCCGGCGGTCGGATCATTGCGGCCGGAACTCCCGAGATGGTGGCGAAAGTAAAGGACTCCTACACCGGCCAGTTTCTGAAAGACATGCTGAAACCGACGAACGGCGAAAAGCCTGCGACCAAAGTGCTGACAAAATCGGCGTGA
- a CDS encoding VOC family protein, which yields MSARGQLHHVELYVSDLERSKAFWGWLLPLFGYSEYQVWESGVSYILGSTYIVFVQTEPRFQNIPYHRCRTGLNHLAFHAESRAEIDTLTAELRKRGVTILYDDKHPHAGGSDSYAVFFEDPDRIKVEVVAP from the coding sequence ATGTCAGCACGAGGTCAGCTTCACCACGTCGAACTTTATGTCAGCGACCTGGAACGGAGTAAAGCGTTCTGGGGTTGGTTGCTGCCGCTTTTTGGTTACTCCGAGTATCAAGTATGGGAGAGCGGGGTCAGCTATATCCTCGGCTCCACATATATAGTGTTTGTTCAGACCGAGCCTCGCTTCCAGAATATCCCTTATCACCGATGCCGAACCGGCCTGAATCATCTCGCCTTTCATGCGGAGAGCAGAGCCGAAATTGATACACTGACGGCAGAGCTCCGCAAACGGGGTGTCACCATCCTTTATGATGACAAGCACCCGCATGCTGGCGGTTCGGATTCGTATGCAGTCTTCTTTGAAGATCCTGACCGGATCAAAGTGGAAGTCGTCGCGCCGTAG
- a CDS encoding ECF transporter S component, which yields MPSDPAPGSRTSAPRFIAFSALFLALAVLLPIGFHAFGLGGRLFLPMHIPVLLAGFIAGPYAGLIIGLLAPSLSFLLTGMPPTYAVPLMSMELPMYGLVAGITYRSLHFNIYVALILAMIVGRLMFALGLLLLGNFMELPYSAAQFFSAGGAVVAGLPGIAVQLVIIPLLVAALKRTRFGTELH from the coding sequence ATGCCAAGTGACCCTGCGCCAGGCAGTCGTACTTCGGCCCCACGGTTTATCGCCTTTTCAGCTCTCTTCCTCGCGTTAGCGGTTCTTCTCCCGATTGGATTTCATGCCTTTGGTCTCGGCGGTCGGCTGTTTTTGCCCATGCATATACCGGTCTTGCTCGCCGGATTTATCGCCGGTCCGTACGCCGGGCTGATCATTGGACTTCTCGCGCCATCGCTCTCTTTCCTCCTGACCGGCATGCCGCCGACTTACGCGGTCCCGCTGATGTCGATGGAATTGCCGATGTACGGTCTGGTGGCCGGAATAACGTATCGCTCTCTGCACTTCAATATTTATGTCGCGCTGATTTTGGCGATGATCGTTGGGCGGCTGATGTTTGCGCTGGGATTGTTGCTGCTGGGCAATTTCATGGAACTTCCGTATTCCGCGGCACAGTTTTTCTCTGCCGGCGGAGCGGTGGTTGCCGGACTACCGGGGATCGCGGTGCAGTTGGTCATTATCCCGTTATTGGTGGCGGCGCTTAAGCGAACCCGCTTCGGTACGGAACTCCACTGA
- a CDS encoding class I SAM-dependent methyltransferase: MRAIKFFKEFKWSCRWGNQLDRSDNSGQIGVSMHDPHQEFFDLAAAEWDLKFTSEDLERLSHLVANLPVKPGMEILDLGCGTGVLFDMLRRRVGDKGSVTGVDFSIAMVEMAHRNFPFANVSVVDADATSLPFRDSIFDLGVAFSAFPHFSDQQKALDEAHRVLKTGAKLYIIHLQSSKEIAAIHHRIGGAVDQDLLPTGEKMRQMFQQSHFTDIQIEDHPNLYVASATNAK, from the coding sequence ATGCGGGCAATCAAGTTCTTTAAAGAATTCAAATGGTCATGTCGCTGGGGGAATCAGCTTGACAGAAGTGACAATTCCGGACAAATTGGCGTCAGTATGCACGACCCACACCAGGAATTTTTCGATCTGGCCGCCGCCGAATGGGATCTGAAGTTTACTTCGGAAGACTTGGAGCGGCTATCCCACCTGGTGGCGAACCTTCCGGTCAAGCCCGGTATGGAGATCCTGGACCTTGGCTGTGGGACCGGAGTGCTGTTCGATATGTTGCGTCGCAGAGTGGGCGATAAGGGATCGGTGACGGGGGTCGACTTTTCAATCGCCATGGTCGAAATGGCGCACCGGAATTTTCCATTTGCGAATGTGTCGGTGGTGGATGCCGATGCCACGAGCCTTCCGTTCAGGGATTCGATCTTTGATCTGGGGGTCGCATTTTCGGCCTTTCCGCATTTCTCTGACCAGCAGAAGGCGCTCGATGAGGCGCATCGGGTACTCAAGACCGGGGCAAAGCTCTATATCATTCACCTGCAGTCCTCCAAAGAGATCGCGGCGATCCATCACCGGATTGGCGGCGCTGTCGACCAAGATCTCTTACCAACCGGCGAAAAGATGCGCCAGATGTTTCAGCAGAGCCATTTCACCGATATTCAGATAGAGGATCATCCCAACCTCTATGTTGCTTCGGCTACCAATGCCAAGTGA
- a CDS encoding NfeD family protein: MFWIWMAAAVVFLIIELFTPTLIFVSFAIAAAAAGVYAQLNPLEYYWQIGIFIIVTIVLLPLSRKAAKKLIKPSDDSNVDAMIGKTALVTAAIDPDNGGKVRFEGEIWQAMAEEAIEENAKVRIIAVTGTRVRVQRAV; this comes from the coding sequence ATGTTCTGGATATGGATGGCGGCGGCAGTCGTGTTCCTGATCATCGAACTGTTCACGCCAACACTCATATTCGTTTCCTTTGCTATCGCCGCGGCAGCCGCCGGGGTATACGCGCAACTCAATCCGCTGGAGTATTACTGGCAGATCGGGATTTTCATCATTGTGACGATCGTGCTGCTTCCGCTCAGCCGTAAGGCGGCCAAGAAGTTGATCAAGCCATCGGATGATTCCAATGTCGATGCCATGATCGGCAAAACCGCGCTGGTCACCGCCGCGATCGACCCCGACAACGGCGGCAAAGTCCGCTTTGAGGGAGAGATCTGGCAGGCAATGGCGGAAGAAGCGATCGAAGAAAACGCGAAAGTTCGGATCATCGCAGTCACCGGTACCCGTGTCCGGGTCCAGCGGGCTGTGTAA